The segment TGAGGAGCAAAACTTGAGGTGTGCTCAAACTCCTTACCTGCACTAACAGCTTTTATGCTACTCAATTTCCCCACTTAAAAGCGAAACACTTTAGAGTAACTTGACACCAAAATGAAATACTCACATGGGGACCACCAGGCATTGATGGAGCACCAGCAGGACCAGATGGCACTTGAAAAGGATTAGGGGGCGTAGGATATAGTCCTGGAGCTGGATATGATCCTGTGGGTGGAGGGAATGGGCCGGGCGGTGACGGTCCCCACGTTCCAGGCGGGACCGTACCCCATGGTACCGTCGGCGCAGCCCCTGGAGTCTGGGTGGGAGCAGAGTATGGCCCTGGGGGTGGATATGGCATGCTGGGAGCAGGATACTGCCCTCCCATTGTTGGTCCCCATGCTCCAGAGGGCATGGATCCCCATGGCccaacaggagcaggaggtgcagcTGGCTCTGTTGGACCTCCGTAAGGTCGTGGAAGCTCTGGAAAGGGCATATTTGGTGGAGGATACTGCCCTGGTGGGACAGGACCTGGCACAGTTGGGGGTGGATATGGACCAccaggaggagggcaggagggtccagtaggaggaggaggaaatggagCAGGCGGTCCCGGGGGCATTGAAGGATACATTCCCGTGGGAGGAGGTCCGAAGGGCACGCTGGAAGCCGAGGTGTTTGGTGGCAGTCCCGTTGGAGTCATAGGGGGGGCGCTGGGGTTATTCCAAGGGTTGGAAGCCGGCCAGCCCTGCGGAGGCTGCCCGGGCTGCTGGCCAGGCTTGGTGCTGCTCACTTTGGAGGTTTTA is part of the Molothrus aeneus isolate 106 chromosome 6, BPBGC_Maene_1.0, whole genome shotgun sequence genome and harbors:
- the MAPK1IP1L gene encoding MAPK-interacting and spindle-stabilizing protein-like, whose protein sequence is MSGTDDFSLADALPDQSPAKTSKVSSTKPGQQPGQPPQGWPASNPWNNPSAPPMTPTGLPPNTSASSVPFGPPPTGMYPSMPPGPPAPFPPPPTGPSCPPPGGPYPPPTVPGPVPPGQYPPPNMPFPELPRPYGGPTEPAAPPAPVGPWGSMPSGAWGPTMGGQYPAPSMPYPPPGPYSAPTQTPGAAPTVPWGTVPPGTWGPSPPGPFPPPTGSYPAPGLYPTPPNPFQVPSGPAGAPSMPGGPHPYR